The Pseudomonas sp. DG56-2 genome contains a region encoding:
- the ggt gene encoding gamma-glutamyltransferase: MRVVMFRTLGLSAAIIASSSAYAVTLEGGAVAAPDQYGAQVAAEVLKKGGNAVDAAVATAFTLAVTYPEAGNIGGGGFMTLYMDGKPYFLDYREVAPKAASRNMYLDEKGEIIENLSLVGSRAAGVPGTVMGLWEAHQKFGKLPWAELITPAVGYAKNGFKIAAKQYQYREDALGLFKDSTNFNDYFGSMKVGETFKQPELAQTLERIADKGVSEFYQGKTADLLVAQMQADNGLISKDDLKDYKAVWRDPMAIEWRGNMVYTAPLPSSGGVALAQLLGIKENRAADFKGVELNSARYIHLLAEIEKRVFADRADYLGDPAFSKVPVDKLIAKDYLVKRAQEINPTAISETEKVRPGLEPHQTTHFSIVDKQGNAVSNTYTLNWDYGSGVVVKGAGFLLNDEMDDFSSKPGVANAFGVVGGDANAIEPGKRMLSSMAPTLVTRDGKVTLVLGTPGGSRIFTSIFQVLNNLYDYNLPLEKAVAAQRVHHQLLPKDTIYFDAYAPLTGKVAEELKKMGYILEDQGWEMGDIQAIRVNGTTLETASDPRGRGVGHVIK, translated from the coding sequence ATGCGCGTTGTGATGTTCCGAACCCTGGGCCTGAGTGCCGCGATAATCGCCAGCTCATCGGCCTACGCTGTGACGTTGGAGGGTGGCGCGGTAGCCGCCCCCGATCAATATGGTGCACAGGTAGCCGCTGAAGTGCTCAAAAAAGGCGGTAACGCGGTAGACGCCGCCGTCGCCACCGCCTTTACCCTGGCGGTGACCTACCCTGAAGCCGGGAACATCGGCGGGGGTGGTTTCATGACTCTGTACATGGATGGCAAACCCTACTTCCTCGACTACCGCGAAGTAGCGCCCAAAGCTGCCAGTCGCAACATGTACCTGGACGAAAAGGGCGAGATCATTGAAAACCTGAGCCTGGTCGGTTCCCGCGCAGCCGGGGTACCAGGCACGGTGATGGGCTTGTGGGAGGCGCATCAGAAGTTCGGCAAGTTGCCTTGGGCCGAGTTGATCACCCCGGCAGTGGGCTACGCGAAAAACGGTTTCAAAATTGCTGCCAAGCAGTACCAGTATCGCGAAGATGCCTTGGGATTGTTCAAGGACAGCACCAACTTCAATGACTACTTCGGCAGCATGAAAGTTGGCGAAACCTTCAAGCAGCCTGAGTTGGCGCAAACGCTGGAGCGCATAGCCGACAAGGGCGTCAGCGAGTTCTATCAGGGCAAGACTGCCGATCTGCTGGTCGCGCAGATGCAGGCCGACAACGGCTTGATCAGCAAGGACGACCTCAAGGACTACAAAGCTGTATGGCGTGATCCGATGGCGATCGAGTGGCGCGGCAACATGGTCTATACCGCTCCGCTGCCAAGCTCGGGTGGCGTAGCCCTGGCACAGCTGCTGGGCATCAAGGAAAACCGTGCAGCGGACTTCAAGGGCGTCGAGCTCAACTCTGCCCGCTACATCCATCTGTTGGCAGAAATCGAGAAGCGCGTGTTTGCCGACCGTGCCGATTACCTGGGAGACCCGGCGTTCTCCAAGGTGCCTGTGGATAAGTTGATTGCCAAGGACTACCTGGTAAAACGCGCCCAAGAGATCAATCCGACGGCAATTTCCGAAACCGAAAAAGTCCGTCCGGGCCTGGAACCGCATCAGACCACTCATTTCTCCATCGTCGACAAGCAGGGTAACGCGGTCAGCAACACCTACACCCTGAACTGGGACTATGGCAGTGGCGTCGTGGTCAAGGGGGCGGGCTTCCTGCTCAATGATGAGATGGACGACTTCAGTTCCAAGCCAGGCGTGGCCAATGCGTTCGGCGTGGTGGGCGGCGATGCCAATGCCATCGAGCCGGGCAAGCGCATGCTCTCGTCCATGGCGCCGACGCTGGTCACGCGCGATGGCAAGGTCACGTTGGTACTGGGCACGCCGGGCGGCTCGCGGATTTTCACTTCGATCTTCCAGGTGTTGAACAACCTGTATGACTACAACCTGCCACTGGAAAAAGCCGTAGCCGCACAACGTGTGCATCACCAACTGCTGCCTAAGGACACTATCTATTTCGATGCCTACGCGCCGCTGACTGGCAAGGTTGCCGAAGAGCTGAAGAAGATGGGTTACATCCTTGAGGATCAAGGTTGGGAAATGGGTGATATCCAGGCGATCCGCGTCAATGGCACGACGTTGGAAACCGCTTCCGACCCACGTGGTCGTGGGGTTGGACACGTTATCAAGTAA
- a CDS encoding putative quinol monooxygenase codes for MSEPYGFILKAKTRPEKAEAFEALFRAYVQPSRSEPGCIEYHMLRDKEDPSLFVFYEIWASKAALDVHSALPHMQAFFDKRMDYLERDFDIQLIDMLSPSSASR; via the coding sequence ATGAGCGAACCCTACGGCTTCATTCTCAAAGCCAAAACCCGTCCGGAAAAAGCCGAGGCCTTCGAAGCACTGTTCCGCGCCTACGTGCAACCCAGCCGTTCCGAACCCGGCTGCATCGAATACCACATGCTGCGCGACAAGGAGGATCCGAGCCTGTTCGTGTTCTACGAGATCTGGGCCAGCAAAGCCGCGCTGGATGTGCACTCGGCCCTGCCGCACATGCAGGCATTCTTCGACAAACGCATGGACTATCTGGAGCGCGACTTCGACATTCAATTGATCGATATGCTCAGCCCGTCCTCCGCTAGCCGTTAA
- the pcaH gene encoding protocatechuate 3,4-dioxygenase subunit beta — protein sequence MSAQDNSRFAIRDRNWHPKALTPDYKTSIARSPRQALVSIPQSISESTGPDFSHLKFGQHDHDLLLNFNNGGLPIGERIILAGRVCDQYGKPIPHTLVEIWQANAGGRYRHKNDRYLAPLDPNFGGVGRALTNSEGYYSFRTIKPGPYPWRNGPNDWRPAHIHVSISGPSIATRLITQLYFEGDPLIPMCPIVKSITNPEAVQSLIARLDMSNGNPMDCLAYRFDIVLRGQRKTHFENC from the coding sequence ATGTCTGCGCAAGACAACAGTCGCTTCGCTATCCGTGATCGCAACTGGCATCCAAAAGCCCTTACCCCAGACTACAAAACCTCCATTGCCCGTTCGCCACGTCAGGCGCTGGTGAGCATTCCCCAATCGATCAGCGAAAGCACGGGTCCGGATTTCTCCCATCTGAAGTTTGGCCAGCACGATCATGACTTGCTGCTCAATTTCAACAATGGCGGTTTGCCGATTGGCGAGCGGATCATTCTTGCTGGCCGCGTCTGCGATCAGTATGGAAAGCCGATTCCGCACACCTTGGTAGAAATCTGGCAAGCCAACGCCGGCGGCCGCTACCGCCACAAGAACGACCGCTATCTGGCACCGCTGGACCCCAATTTTGGTGGTGTCGGCCGCGCCTTGACCAACAGCGAAGGCTATTACAGTTTCCGCACTATCAAGCCGGGTCCGTACCCCTGGCGCAATGGTCCAAACGACTGGCGCCCGGCGCACATTCATGTGTCGATCAGCGGCCCGTCGATTGCCACGCGCTTGATCACCCAGCTGTACTTCGAGGGTGATCCATTGATTCCGATGTGCCCGATCGTCAAATCGATCACCAACCCTGAAGCAGTGCAGAGCCTGATCGCACGCCTGGACATGAGCAACGGCAACCCGATGGATTGCCTGGCTTATCGTTTTGACATCGTCTTGCGCGGCCAGCGCAAAACCCATTTTGAAAACTGCTGA
- the mmsB gene encoding 3-hydroxyisobutyrate dehydrogenase, whose protein sequence is MRIAFIGLGNMGAPMARNLIKAGHQLQLFDLNKTVLAELAELGAQISSSPRDAAQQSELVITMLPAAAHVRGVYLNEDGVLAGVRAGTPVVDCSTIDPQTARDVAAAAAKQGVDLADAPVSGGTGGAAAGTLTFMVGASEALFATLQPVLAQMGRNIVHCGEVGTGQIAKICNNLLLGISMVGVSEAMALGNALGIDTKVLAGIINSSTGRCWSSDTYNPWPGIVETAPASRGYTGGFGAELMLKDLGLATEAARQAHQPVIMGAVAQQLYQAMSLRGDGGKDFSAIVEGYRKPE, encoded by the coding sequence ATGCGTATTGCATTCATCGGCCTTGGCAACATGGGCGCGCCAATGGCCCGCAACCTGATCAAGGCCGGACACCAGCTGCAGCTGTTTGACCTGAACAAAACCGTGCTGGCCGAGCTTGCCGAACTCGGCGCCCAGATCAGCAGCTCGCCGCGTGATGCAGCGCAGCAGAGCGAACTGGTCATCACCATGTTGCCTGCCGCCGCCCATGTGCGCGGTGTGTACCTGAACGAAGACGGTGTGTTGGCAGGCGTGCGTGCCGGCACCCCGGTGGTTGACTGCAGCACCATCGATCCGCAGACCGCCCGAGATGTCGCCGCTGCGGCGGCCAAGCAGGGTGTGGATCTGGCCGACGCACCGGTATCAGGCGGTACCGGCGGTGCGGCCGCGGGCACCCTGACGTTCATGGTCGGTGCCAGCGAGGCGCTGTTTGCCACGCTGCAACCGGTACTGGCGCAGATGGGGCGCAACATTGTTCATTGCGGTGAGGTAGGGACTGGCCAAATCGCCAAGATCTGTAACAACCTGCTGCTGGGCATTTCGATGGTCGGGGTTTCCGAAGCCATGGCCCTGGGCAATGCCTTGGGAATCGACACGAAAGTGCTGGCGGGCATTATCAACAGCTCCACGGGGCGCTGCTGGAGCTCCGATACCTACAACCCCTGGCCGGGCATTGTCGAGACCGCGCCAGCGTCACGGGGTTATACCGGTGGCTTTGGTGCCGAGTTGATGCTCAAGGACCTGGGCCTGGCTACCGAAGCTGCGCGCCAGGCGCATCAACCGGTAATCATGGGCGCCGTGGCCCAACAGCTTTACCAAGCCATGAGCCTGCGCGGTGATGGCGGCAAGGACTTCTCGGCGATTGTCGAAGGCTATCGCAAACCCGAGTAA
- a CDS encoding neutral zinc metallopeptidase, with protein sequence MQWRKGRRSDNVVDARGEGGGGMRFGGGKGLSIGAILLIVGIGWVTGQDPLQILGQLAGQMDQQSAPVSTGPAKAPPANDEQAEFVASILGDTEDTWRAIFAQAGRQYKDPTLTLFSGQINSACGFASSAVGPFYCPADQKVYLDMSFFREMEQRFSAAGDFAQAYVIAHEVGHHVQTLLGVSTKVQAARQRGERMEGDNGLLVRQELQADCLAGVWAYQAQQRLNWLEPGDIEEALNAANAIGDDRLQQQGQGRVVPDSFTHGTSQQRVRWFKTGFAKGDINQCDTFAARAL encoded by the coding sequence ATGCAATGGCGAAAAGGCAGGCGTAGCGACAATGTGGTCGATGCCCGTGGTGAGGGTGGCGGCGGCATGCGCTTCGGCGGTGGCAAGGGCCTGAGCATAGGCGCGATCCTGTTGATCGTCGGCATCGGCTGGGTTACCGGGCAGGATCCTCTGCAGATCCTCGGCCAGTTGGCTGGGCAGATGGATCAGCAAAGCGCACCGGTCAGTACTGGCCCGGCCAAAGCTCCCCCTGCCAACGATGAACAAGCAGAATTCGTCGCCTCGATTCTGGGCGACACTGAAGACACCTGGCGGGCGATCTTCGCCCAGGCGGGTCGTCAATACAAAGACCCGACTCTGACCCTGTTCAGCGGCCAGATCAATTCGGCGTGCGGGTTCGCTTCGTCGGCTGTCGGTCCGTTCTATTGCCCGGCCGATCAAAAGGTCTATCTGGACATGAGTTTCTTCCGCGAAATGGAGCAGCGCTTCTCTGCTGCCGGTGATTTCGCCCAGGCTTATGTTATTGCCCATGAAGTCGGCCACCACGTGCAGACCCTGCTGGGTGTTTCGACCAAAGTCCAGGCCGCGCGCCAGCGGGGCGAACGTATGGAGGGCGATAACGGCCTGCTGGTTCGTCAGGAGTTACAGGCCGACTGCCTGGCCGGTGTCTGGGCCTACCAGGCGCAGCAACGTCTGAACTGGCTTGAGCCAGGTGACATCGAGGAAGCCTTGAACGCCGCCAACGCGATTGGTGATGATCGTCTGCAACAACAAGGTCAGGGTCGGGTAGTACCGGACTCGTTCACTCACGGCACGTCCCAGCAGCGTGTACGCTGGTTTAAAACCGGATTCGCCAAGGGTGATATCAACCAGTGTGACACCTTCGCTGCCCGCGCCTTGTAG
- a CDS encoding sulfite exporter TauE/SafE family protein, producing MTNFIGFYQEIGPALSLLVLLTFVLAGAVKGVIGLGLPTVAMGVLGVAISPAQAAALLIVPSTLTNLWQLAAGGHLAALLRRLWPLMLMTFVGTLVGSAWLGINSGAWAAHALGGALLVYAVYGLVARGFATPPSWERWSAPVCGLLTGIVTAATGVFVIPAVPYLQSLGLSRDEMVQALGLSFTVSTLALALGLAGQDALGAQTLAASLLMLAPALLGMLAGQWLRQRISAALFKRCFFVGLALLGAHLLLNG from the coding sequence ATGACGAACTTCATTGGCTTTTATCAGGAAATTGGCCCGGCTCTATCGCTGCTGGTACTGCTCACTTTTGTTCTGGCGGGCGCGGTGAAGGGCGTGATCGGTTTGGGTTTGCCGACCGTTGCCATGGGCGTGCTCGGGGTGGCTATATCTCCGGCACAGGCTGCGGCGCTGCTCATCGTGCCCTCAACTTTGACCAATCTCTGGCAACTGGCTGCGGGCGGGCATTTGGCAGCGTTGTTGCGGCGCTTGTGGCCGCTGATGCTGATGACCTTTGTTGGCACCCTGGTGGGCAGTGCCTGGCTGGGAATCAACAGTGGTGCCTGGGCGGCCCACGCTTTGGGTGGGGCGCTGCTGGTGTATGCAGTGTATGGATTGGTCGCTCGTGGCTTCGCGACGCCGCCCTCATGGGAACGCTGGAGCGCCCCCGTGTGCGGTTTGCTCACCGGAATAGTTACCGCGGCCACGGGCGTCTTCGTCATTCCTGCGGTGCCTTACTTACAGAGTCTAGGCCTGAGCCGCGATGAGATGGTTCAGGCTTTGGGCCTGTCTTTCACGGTGTCGACGCTGGCGTTGGCGCTGGGCCTGGCTGGTCAGGATGCACTCGGTGCGCAGACGTTGGCAGCGTCCTTGCTGATGCTGGCGCCGGCGCTGCTGGGCATGCTGGCGGGCCAATGGTTGCGCCAACGCATCAGCGCCGCGCTGTTCAAGCGCTGTTTCTTTGTCGGCCTGGCGCTGCTTGGCGCGCACCTGTTGCTTAACGGCTAG
- a CDS encoding LysR family transcriptional regulator: protein MHFDLIDLRLFQHTLECGNITAGAQCSHLSLPAASARIRAMEACLGTALLERNRRGVQATPAGQALLQHARLIGQQVERLQFDLAQYALGLQGQVRLLCNTAALSEYLPELLAGFLAGHPAITLDVQELPSLRIVQAITQGAADIGIISTAVTSEHLQTRAFRDDPLVLIMAPEHPLAVHTHLRFADTLAHGYVGLSTDSALSLHLEEQALHLGQRLQVRVRAEGFDGMIRMVAHGAGLGVVPLAAVRRWQGVLALRSMSLEEPWAQRQLLLCARDFASLPGHGQALVRHLQAQQQAAQIERSRSSPDNSSD, encoded by the coding sequence ATGCATTTCGATCTGATTGACCTGCGACTTTTCCAGCACACGCTGGAATGCGGCAACATCACTGCCGGTGCGCAGTGCAGCCATCTTTCCCTGCCGGCAGCCAGTGCGCGTATTCGTGCCATGGAGGCATGCCTTGGTACAGCACTGCTCGAACGAAACCGCCGTGGCGTACAAGCGACCCCGGCGGGTCAGGCCCTGCTCCAGCATGCGCGGCTGATCGGCCAGCAGGTGGAGCGCTTGCAGTTCGATCTGGCCCAATATGCCCTGGGCCTGCAAGGCCAGGTACGCTTGCTGTGCAACACCGCAGCATTGAGCGAATACCTGCCTGAACTGCTCGCAGGCTTTCTGGCCGGGCATCCGGCCATCACCCTTGACGTCCAGGAACTGCCGAGTTTGCGTATTGTCCAGGCTATTACCCAGGGCGCGGCGGATATCGGCATCATTTCTACCGCCGTTACCAGCGAGCACCTGCAAACGCGCGCTTTTCGTGACGACCCGCTCGTGCTGATCATGGCGCCCGAACATCCCTTGGCCGTCCACACCCACCTGCGTTTTGCCGACACTCTCGCCCATGGCTACGTGGGCCTGTCGACGGACAGTGCCTTGAGCCTGCATCTTGAAGAGCAAGCCCTGCACCTTGGCCAGCGACTCCAGGTGAGAGTTCGGGCCGAAGGCTTCGATGGCATGATCCGCATGGTGGCCCATGGCGCAGGATTGGGGGTGGTGCCGCTGGCAGCCGTGCGGCGCTGGCAGGGCGTACTGGCCTTGCGCAGCATGAGCCTCGAAGAACCCTGGGCCCAGCGTCAATTGCTGTTGTGTGCGCGTGACTTCGCTAGCCTGCCTGGGCATGGCCAAGCGTTGGTGCGGCACCTGCAAGCCCAACAGCAAGCGGCGCAGATCGAGCGCTCGAGGTCGAGCCCAGACAACTCCAGCGACTAG
- a CDS encoding LysR family transcriptional regulator yields MKARSDELQVFVSVIECGSISAAAEQGGQTPSAISRTLSRLEAKLGTTLINRTTRRMDLTEEGRFFFERAKSILQQMDDLEEHLSVHHQTPSGRLRINAALPFMLHAIVPWVSEFRTLYPQIQLELNTSDLIIDLIEQSTDVAIRIGDLADSSLHARSLGCSPLNVLASPDYLARHGQPKRVEDLLEHSLLGFTQTETLNHWPIRHAEGDRLLIRPSLSASSGETLRSLALAGEGIACLSHFMTHEDIRTGRLQVVLPEFNSGYRQPINAVYYRNSQLALRIQCFLDFIQHKLAIYAC; encoded by the coding sequence GTGAAAGCCAGATCCGATGAATTGCAGGTGTTCGTCTCGGTCATCGAGTGCGGCTCTATTTCCGCGGCGGCCGAGCAGGGCGGGCAGACGCCTTCGGCGATCAGTCGCACCTTGTCGCGCCTGGAGGCCAAGCTTGGCACCACGCTGATCAACCGCACCACCCGGCGTATGGACCTTACTGAAGAAGGACGGTTTTTCTTCGAGCGGGCCAAGTCGATCCTGCAGCAGATGGACGATCTCGAAGAGCACCTGTCGGTCCATCACCAGACACCTTCAGGACGCCTGCGCATCAATGCTGCCTTGCCCTTCATGCTGCACGCAATCGTGCCCTGGGTGAGTGAGTTCCGCACGCTGTACCCGCAGATTCAGTTGGAGCTCAATACCAGCGACTTGATCATCGATTTGATCGAACAGAGTACGGATGTGGCCATTCGTATTGGTGACTTGGCCGACTCCAGCCTGCATGCGCGCTCGTTGGGGTGCAGTCCACTGAACGTCTTGGCCAGCCCGGACTATTTGGCGCGCCATGGTCAGCCCAAACGAGTCGAAGACTTGTTGGAGCATTCGCTGCTGGGCTTCACCCAAACCGAAACGCTCAACCATTGGCCGATACGTCATGCCGAAGGGGATCGCCTGCTGATCCGTCCGAGCCTGTCTGCTTCCAGCGGTGAAACCCTGCGTTCACTGGCCTTGGCCGGAGAAGGCATTGCTTGCCTGTCGCACTTCATGACGCATGAAGACATTCGAACGGGGCGCTTGCAGGTGGTGCTGCCCGAATTCAACAGCGGCTATCGTCAGCCAATCAACGCCGTGTACTACCGTAACTCGCAGTTGGCCCTGCGCATTCAGTGTTTTCTCGATTTCATTCAGCACAAGCTGGCGATCTACGCCTGCTGA
- a CDS encoding cupin domain-containing protein: MSDFITVLRNTCPTPVLDATKWKRIAGDPHTVNLNAYLSTDGSKIMGTWICTPGTFEVNYEKWEYCHFLDGYCVITPEGEQPIHLKAGDVFVIEPGMKGTWEVVETVRKYFVFA, encoded by the coding sequence ATGTCCGACTTCATCACCGTTCTACGCAACACCTGCCCGACCCCGGTACTGGATGCAACCAAGTGGAAACGCATTGCCGGCGACCCGCACACCGTGAACCTCAACGCCTACCTCTCCACAGATGGCAGCAAGATCATGGGCACATGGATCTGCACCCCGGGTACGTTCGAGGTGAATTACGAGAAGTGGGAATACTGTCATTTCCTCGACGGCTACTGCGTGATCACGCCGGAAGGCGAGCAACCGATTCACCTGAAGGCAGGTGATGTATTCGTGATCGAGCCGGGAATGAAAGGCACCTGGGAGGTGGTGGAGACGGTGCGCAAATATTTCGTTTTTGCCTGA
- a CDS encoding methyl-accepting chemotaxis protein: MHEMAATVQEVARNAEHASSAATDADAQARAGDQVVAEAIGQIERLAEEVRRSTEAMGQLQQESQKIGSVMDVIKSVAEQTNLLALNAAIEAARAGEAGRGFAVVADEVRGLAQRTQKSTEEIEELVAGLQSGTQQVANVMHGSRNLTESSVELTRKAGASLESITRTVSSIQSMNQQIAAAAEQQSAVAEQISRSILNVRDVSEQTAAASDETAASSVELARLGNQLQTLVSHFRV, encoded by the coding sequence ATGCACGAAATGGCTGCCACCGTGCAAGAAGTCGCACGCAACGCCGAACACGCCTCCTCTGCCGCTACCGATGCCGACGCTCAGGCACGCGCCGGAGACCAGGTGGTTGCCGAGGCGATCGGCCAGATCGAACGCCTGGCTGAAGAAGTGCGTCGCTCCACCGAAGCCATGGGGCAGTTGCAGCAGGAAAGCCAGAAGATCGGCAGCGTCATGGATGTCATCAAGTCGGTTGCCGAACAGACCAACCTGCTGGCGCTGAACGCAGCGATCGAAGCAGCTCGCGCCGGTGAAGCCGGACGTGGCTTCGCGGTTGTTGCCGATGAAGTTCGCGGCCTGGCTCAACGCACGCAGAAGTCCACCGAAGAGATTGAAGAACTGGTGGCCGGCCTGCAGAGCGGCACTCAACAGGTGGCCAATGTGATGCACGGCAGCCGCAACTTGACCGAAAGCAGTGTTGAACTGACGCGCAAGGCCGGGGCTTCGCTGGAAAGCATCACGCGCACCGTGTCGAGCATTCAGTCGATGAACCAGCAGATTGCAGCGGCAGCCGAACAGCAGAGCGCAGTGGCCGAGCAGATCAGCCGCAGCATCCTCAATGTGCGTGACGTCTCGGAGCAGACCGCGGCGGCCAGCGATGAAACTGCGGCCTCCAGCGTTGAACTGGCTCGACTTGGCAACCAGCTACAAACCTTGGTCAGCCACTTCCGCGTCTGA
- the pcaG gene encoding protocatechuate 3,4-dioxygenase subunit alpha → MPIQLLPETPSQTAGPYVHIGLALEAAGNPGRDQEIWNRMARPDAPGEHILVFGNVYDGNGHLVRDSFLEFWQADHNGQYHSDFDLEKPFNSFARTATTFDAGEWTLHTVKPGVVNNGAGVPMAPHINVSLFARGINIHLQTRLYFDDEAQANSQCPVLNLIEQPQRRETLVATRCEVDGKLAYRFDIRIQGEGETVFFDF, encoded by the coding sequence ATGCCCATTCAATTGCTGCCAGAAACCCCTTCGCAGACCGCTGGCCCGTATGTCCACATTGGTCTGGCCCTGGAAGCGGCCGGTAACCCGGGTCGTGATCAGGAAATCTGGAACCGCATGGCACGCCCGGATGCGCCCGGTGAACATATTCTGGTGTTCGGCAACGTCTACGACGGCAATGGCCACTTGGTGCGCGATTCATTCCTGGAGTTCTGGCAGGCAGATCACAATGGCCAGTACCACAGCGATTTCGATCTGGAGAAACCCTTCAATAGCTTTGCCCGTACGGCCACCACCTTTGATGCGGGTGAATGGACCCTGCATACCGTCAAGCCAGGTGTGGTCAACAATGGCGCAGGCGTACCCATGGCGCCACATATCAATGTCAGCCTGTTCGCCAGGGGGATCAACATCCATCTGCAAACGCGCCTGTACTTCGATGACGAGGCCCAGGCCAACAGCCAGTGCCCAGTGCTCAACCTGATCGAGCAACCGCAACGACGCGAAACACTGGTGGCGACCCGTTGTGAAGTTGATGGCAAGTTGGCCTATCGCTTCGACATTCGCATTCAAGGTGAAGGCGAGACGGTGTTTTTCGACTTCTAA
- a CDS encoding NAD(P)H-dependent oxidoreductase encodes MKKVLLLNGGKKFAHSDGRLNETLHEAALAFLDRAGFDVKTTYIDGGYDNAEEVQKFLWADVIIYQMPGWWMGAPWTVKQYLDEVFTAGHGSLYANDGRTRSDASQKYGSGGLIQGKQYMLSLTWNAPQQAFDDPDDFFEGKGVDAVYFPFHKANQFLGMSALPTYLAVDVMKRPNVEAAVAAYEQHLAQVFQIQA; translated from the coding sequence ATGAAAAAAGTTCTATTGCTCAACGGCGGTAAAAAATTTGCTCACTCCGATGGCCGTCTGAACGAAACCTTGCATGAGGCCGCCCTAGCGTTCCTCGATCGTGCCGGTTTCGACGTCAAGACCACCTACATCGATGGCGGTTATGACAACGCCGAAGAAGTGCAGAAGTTCCTCTGGGCTGATGTCATCATCTATCAAATGCCAGGTTGGTGGATGGGCGCTCCATGGACGGTGAAGCAGTACCTGGATGAAGTGTTCACAGCAGGTCACGGCAGTCTCTATGCCAACGATGGGCGCACACGTTCCGATGCGTCGCAGAAGTATGGCAGCGGCGGCCTGATTCAGGGCAAGCAATACATGCTCTCTCTGACCTGGAACGCACCGCAGCAAGCGTTCGATGACCCGGATGATTTCTTCGAAGGCAAGGGTGTGGACGCGGTGTACTTTCCCTTCCACAAGGCCAATCAGTTTCTCGGTATGAGCGCGCTGCCGACCTATCTGGCGGTAGATGTGATGAAGCGTCCAAACGTCGAGGCCGCAGTTGCTGCCTATGAGCAGCACCTTGCCCAGGTTTTCCAGATCCAGGCCTGA